In the genome of Chiroxiphia lanceolata isolate bChiLan1 chromosome 20, bChiLan1.pri, whole genome shotgun sequence, the window CAGGCTGGTGCACGGggcaggcagaggctgctgtCACCCCATTAGTGCTGCCGAGTGCAGGTCCCTGGGTGTCTGGAAGCCTCTCCTGAAAGAGGTGCTGAGAACATCCCTCTGCCCTGACTCAGGGTCAGAATGcagcctgctgccagcagcagggctttgTCCTCGGGGAAAactctctgcagagctggagaggctTCCCTAAGGTTGGCTGCAGGCTGAGGCAGAGACTGAGCTTCCCTCAGCAGGCCTGGGGACCAGAGGCAATGCTGTGCTCTTACACTCTGGGATGGAGATCATCCCTTGCCTTCTAGTCTGGATGAACCCTGTGGTTCATCAACAACAGCCCCAGAGGGTGATGTGGTTTTGAGACTTGAATTCCCTCATTTTCTTTGGGAGACTCATGCAAGGCAGTGCCAAAAGCATCAGGTCATGCAGGACTAGTGCTATGTTTGCTCATCTCTGGCTTTCTGGTACCTCTCCCACTCCATGTGAGTTTTTTCCTGCTAATGAGATGGCCACAGCCGGGCTCAGGAGAAAGTTAGGGATAtctttggggcttttttgtttgattaCACCTGCCTTACCTACCTCTTCCTTACTTATTTGttctcttttgccttttctcacCTGGGTGCACTAAATTTTTACTGTGTTGAGTACTTGACCATAACCTCTTGTCTTGTTTATGCAAAGACAAGCCAAAAAGAAGTGGCCTCTTTGGTATTTACCCCCCTTCCTAACTAAtaggcttttcctttcctttattttttcaaatttgtaTATGCAAAGCTGAAGTTTCTGGTTTCCTGTGTTTCTTGCCCTGCTTTCAAGGGTCTTCCATgacaggagaaataaaactgcaagtCATTTCTTCACTCTCCCTTTATACCAGTTCCTTATATTTAATTCCTTAAACTATCTACTTTTGTTGAGCTGCAGTTCTCTGCAATTCGTTGAAATGTCCTTGATTCCAGTTATAATGGAAAGTATTTCATCAGCATCCAGTAAGAAGTCCCATCCGGCCCTCATCTAAATGGAGAACTGAAAGCTTGGCCAGTCACTTCTGCAGCAAAGAGGAAATATTGCTGCCTTTTCCATCAGAAATAATCTTCGTGACTGTGAGATTTCCTGTGGTTCCTGCCGGATGACAAGTCTTCCTCTGGTAACTGCTGAGGCCAGTGCCCACAGATCATTCTGTTTATCACTGCCCTGATTTCAGTTTCTCTCCCCGCTGGGTGGGGGATATCCCTTACCACCCTCCTGGTACTTGTGGGTTCCCAGTGCTActctcctgcccatcccactCTTTTTCACTCTGCTTGGGCAAGCAAAGGGGCTCCCACCAAGCCAGTCCTGTCCACTGCCATTGCTCATCCCTGGCTGTTGGCCCCTGTCCAAGCCCAGCTCACTCCTGGCTCAGGGCTGCCTCCCCAGAGAAAACCCACCCTGTGTTGAGGCAGCTCAGCATCTTGTGCCTGTGGTTGACCCAGAGAGCAGTTTCTGGTTTCCTTCATCATAAAAGCCTGTTGCACAGTGTTGTCCTCCCTCCCACTTCTCCTCCATGCACCAAGCAGAGCTGGCTCTGGTGAGGGCAGGAGAGGTGCCAGGACGGGCTGGCTGGAGGGCAGAGTCTGGAGCAGGTCTCTGTGGGACACGTGAGGGTTTACGGGCAGAGAGGTtcatgaaaacacaaaaagcttCTGTTGGCTGGCCCTGAACTTGGGATTCCTCTGCACACAGTGGATGCTTTGAGCTTAAGAGAAACCACCCAGTGCCTCTGCAATGGCCTCAACAGAAAAGACACTCATGCAGATCTCCATTCCTCTGAGGAACTGAGtcccttccttctgcctttgtGCATCCAGGGACATGGGACAAATAGGAGTTTTTACAGCAGGTACTACCTCTCCTCCAAGCCTTTCTCAAATGTCACAGATGAAAACCTTGGTCACTGTTAAATAGAGAGTATTTATTCCTCTGTAGCCCCACAGAGAGAGCGgctgaaacagaaacagctgaaaCCGAAACAGCTGAAACCTGGGCACTTGGAGAAGGGAGCTGGAACAGCTGGATTGGTTCTTCCACTAGAGGCCAGatcagcactgcccagctcctcctgacCCACTCCAGGGCATGATTTACATCCATTCCCACCTCTGTCCCACCTGGCAGCGATGCAGCCCCTGTTGGCTGGGGAAGGTTTGCTGGGCAAAAGGCCATGGCAGGTGCTGGGAATGGGAGGACAAGCACTGGCATtgctcagcatttctgtgaGTGGGACTTTTCCCCCTGAATCAGGGCAGCAGGAATTAGTCATGCCCGAGCCAGGGCCAGCAGGAAGGCCAGGGGAAGCCAGGGGTTTGTGTGGTAGCTGGGAGACAAGTAAACAAACCTTTCATGGCACCATGGGGCAGCATCagggaaaggatggaaaaggaaaaaaaaaatggaggaaggaGTTTGGCAGCTCCCTCTTTCTGGGTGTGCCACAGAGGGGGATGTTTGGGAATTACCCTCTGGCATTGCAAATGCTGCCCCTTTTCAGTCCCCTCACGTGTCCTGACATGGGGGTGTTTGCTTTTCAGGGCTCAGTCAGAAGAGAGACCTTAAATTGGATGAAATTATCCTGTTTGGGTAGAAGTGGGCAGGCAGTAATAGCAACAGCTCGGCCACAAAGAGGCTGCAGCCCAAACTAAAATTCTTTGAGAGGTGTAAATCCTGTGTTCAGCCCAGGGACAGGAAGGGTGGCTGAGCccactgctccagccccagagcagggcaaCAGAGTCCAGTCCCTGCATATGCAGGGACTCCATGGGTCTGCAAACTTTCCCATATGGGAACACTGCTTTTGACCTTAATACCAGCAAAAACGGACAAATGTGAGACCCACAGTGACTCAACACAACCTTCTTCCTACATGATCCTTCCTTCCCTAAATATCCAAGCAAGACCTAGAGCTATCAGTGGAGATGAACATGTGCAATGCATCGTGACAGAGAGAACTCTGGATCCCTGtggtgcagcagggagagaactGGTATTTGTGGCAAACCTGGGCAGAAGTTGGGATCTGCCTCCTGGCAGTGGTTTTCTGCCAGCAAtagcagcagtggctgggggTGTCCATGCCAGGGCCCCTGAGCTGCCCTGGGGTCTCCATCCAGGGACTCTCTCCACAGCCCCCGACACAGCaatgctgctggggctgctgcagagcacatCCCTGCCCAGGGTCTGCTTGCTGTTGATCCTTCACAGCTGCCTGCTTGGGATTGACATCAGAGCTCTGGCTCTGGGATTGACATCAGAGCTCTGGCTGTGCAGCTTCACAAGCCCAAGCTGCCTCATGGCCTGTGCAGCCCTTGCAGCAGTGGCAGAGTCACTGTTGGCATTTGGGCTCCAACCAGTCCCCACCAAGCATTCAAGGAGCATCTTGAAAGTTGCAGCCTCGTGGCCAGCAGTCCCTTCCCCTTCTGcggtttcctttccttttccagctcagcaAAACTGGCCGATCCTGACATAATTTCCCCGGTATGATGCGCTCACTTTCTTTCCTTGAAACCCTGCGCCCGCCCAGCGCACGGGGATAAAAGGAGAGCATGGCCACAGCGGTGGAGCATCGTGCAGAGAgagccctgcagcctccccagctccagccctgctcacagAGCCCTCGGCCCCACAGCACCATGAAGGTCCTGGCAGCCTCCCTGCTCGCCCTGCTCCTCGTggcctcctgctccctgtccaAGGCCCATCTCGGTGAGTCACTGTgtcctcccagggctggagggacatCGCTCCacgggagctgctggagagcccCATCCCTGTCAGCGGGACCCtcgtggggctgtggggagggttGGGGGCAGGAAACTGTGTCCCAGTGTGGGATGGAGGGTTGGGGGCAGGAAACTGTGTCCAAGTGTGGGATGGAGGGTTGGGGGCAGGAGTCTGTGTCCCAGTGTGGGATGGAGGGTTGGGGGCAGGAGACTTGTGTCCCAGTGTGGGATGGAGGGTTGGGAGCAGGAGTCTGTCACAGTGTGGGATGCAGGCTTGGGGCCAGGGTTCTCCTGGGGAGCCACTGCCAGGGAATAGGACACAAGGGGAGGGTGGGAGATGGCAAATCCTTGGGGAACACCACGTGCCAGTGGGGCCAGAGCCTGTGCTGTAGCTGGGGTCTCACCAGgactgtccctctgtccctttGTCCTCACAGACGGCGTCCCCACCACCTGCTGCTTCTCCTACCAACAACGCCCCATCCCTCTTCGCCTCATCAACTCCACCttcaccaccagcagcagctgcaccaaCCCGGGGGTGATGTGAGTACCCACCACTGCCAGGGGCTCGGGGTGGCCGGGAGGGACTTGGGGACGTGGCTGGGGACACTCagagtgctgctggtgggaccCAGCGTGGGCACCTCGTGCCCTCTGTGCAGCACCTCAACGTGGGTTTTTTCTCCCGGCAGAATGGTCACCAAGAAGGGGAAGCAGCTGTGTGTGGATCCCCGGGAACCCTGGGTGCAGGAGCGCCTGAAGCACTTCCAGACCCAAAAGAACTGACCTGACTCTTCCTCACTGCCACCTGTGATGCCCACAGTCACAGCCCTGTGTGGCCTCCAGCCTCAGGCACACAAGAGAGCCCCTGACCTGCAGCCTCCTTCAAGGGggaaaattgttttatttaacttATTTAAGTTAAactaaataatgtttttctaaaaaaaaaaaaaaagaagaagaaaaaagaaagcacaaaaataatttatattatgtCGAAATAATACactaaaataaagataatttcaATTATATCAGCGTGTCTGTTAATGAAGAGTCAGTTTTGAGGCCTCCCTGCCGGAGCCCCAATGTGGgagaagggacccacagggacccTCCTGCAGATGGATGAGGCAAAGAGTCTcgtcctgcagctccagctggtgcTTCCAGCAGGACATGTGGGATGGAGGTGATAATTCATCCAGGGCCCTGAGCAGTGCTGTCATGGTCTAAGCCCAACTGGCCACTGGGCTCAGCCACTCACCCACTTCTCCCCACCccggtgggatggggaggagaatcaagAGTAACACTTGTGAGTTAAGAATGGgttaataattgaaacaaagtaaaatataacaataatagtcatttaaaagtgagaaaacgCAAGAAGAACGAGTGATGCACAATCCAGCTGCTCGGCAGGTGCTGACTGATGCCAAACCCTGTCCCCAAATCCCAACTGGCCCTTCTGGGCATGATGTTTTATGGGGTGGAGTATCCCTTTGGCCAGctcaggtcagctgtcccagctatGCCCCCTCATAGCTTTTTATGCAGCTCCTCAAGTCCTCGGCCAGGGTAAACACTACTTAagaacaactaaaacatcagtgtgttatcaaccTTATTCTCACACTGAATCCATCATCAAAcatcccccaaaaaatcaaaaatccaTAAAAGAATCAACATAGCTGATActatctttgttttaatttattatctTGACATACTTTAAATATCCTGACGCACACCAACTAATAGCTTCCTTTTATAAGCTCAGAGATATTTCTGATGAAGGAAATTCAGTAGATCTCTCTTGTCTGAGCTTCAGGAAGGCACTTGAAATGATGCCACATAGTAAATTATTAGATAAGGCAGAGAAGATGTGACTGGCATTCGAAAAGTAAATTCGGTGAAGAGCTGCCTGAAAGGAGCAGGATAATTGCTTCAGCTGAAAGGGGGGTTACCCGTACAGTTCCTCGAGTTTCTGCCTCAAAAATTACTCTGCTTAACATTTGCCTTAATGATCTTGGCACAAAAAGCaggagaaggcaaaggaaaTGTGCTGATGCGGCAAAACGAGATGGCATCATCAATCTAGAACAGGCCAGGATATCACAGAGAGAGATTATAATGACCTTGAGGGCTGGAGTAACAGAGAAGGGATTCGAGTCAGCAGAGCAGACTGTGAGCGTGCTGCTGGGAACAAGGGAGAGCAGCAATGGCCATTCCGGTTTGGGAGCCTGTCAGCAGGGAAAGACCCACAATACACATCACAGGACTGTGCCATGACCCTGGTGTTAAACAGCATGAGAAGAGTCAAACATGAAGAGCTTGGGTTGAGGGGTTGGGGAAACGAGGGACTGATCCATGTGAAGGCACCAGAGTCAGCCCCGGGGCTGGAAGGAGGTGCAGTGGGCACTGCTGGAGTGGGGACACACGGCTACAAACTGGCTGGGAATACCAACAGAGGGGAAATTGGGTTTCCACATGAAAGAATTTTGTCATGCAGGTTTCTGACCCCAGCAGGGCAGATAAAAACCAACCACGCTCACATGGATATCAGTCCTGCTGTGCAACCAGCACGATCCAGAATCCATCCAGAATCCATCCAGACTGGAGGTTGGATATTCCTTCTCAGTGTGAATGGTTTGTCTTTACAAGAGCCTATTCACAGAGGTGGTTTAGAGTCCTGTTTCAAAAGGTGCCACTAACAGCAATGTTGTTTTGGAATCCAGTGTTCTACAGGGCTGCACAACCCCCGTGAGCCCGGGTAGgtggcagctgcctgctcccaTCCCCAGGACAAGCACCAGATTCACTTGTTCCCTTCCAGGACTGCAGGTGGTTTCAGTGGTTGTGGCTTTTTGGTATGTGATTAACTGTTTCCCTCTGAAACTGCTCTGGCTTGCTCAGCTCCACCATTCAGTCTGGAATCACGGAATAATAGCACTTCTTCCAAATCTCCTCCAGAATCTCCTTTTTTGGACACTCCCATCTCTAACAGCCCCTCTTTCTCTGCCCTgaaggagcagggctgaggcagAGTCTCTGGTAGTGCAGACACTCCAATCTCCTAAGCTGACCtcttgctgctccagctccccaggAATGAATGTAGTTTTACAACAAACTAAACGTTTACAACTAACATTTTACTCTTCCCATTCACTGCGTGTACCCATCCCAGCATTCCAGCCTTGCTGCCACATCCTCAGGAACATGTCAACGTCTCTGTAGTGCCTAAGAACAATAAATCTCCTTTGGGATCATCAGGAGTTtctatttctctgctttcagtttcCTTCAGACACTTCTCTCTGATCATCTCCTGCAAGTCCTTCAGAGCTTCCTGGGCTGCCTCACTGCTGAGTTGAAAGATTTGTATAAAcactattttaaattttcaggctttttctATTGACTTCCTCTTTCTCTGGAATCTCCCTTTCGAATTTACTGGTACAAGATTAATTCTGGGGTCAGCTTGTACCCCTTTCCTTTTTGACCACAGGATGTAGGACTGACTCACACTTGTAGGGAGGATTACTTAATGGTCCCTCTCTTCTGTCCCCCCTGGACTGTGAACCCCAACACCCACAGCATCCCCCACTTCCACAGCCCAGCCACAAAGCTGGCTCTTTGGACACTTTCTCCCACTTTTCAGCTGAGGGGGactgatttttccttctgtgaatTCCCCAGGGAGAGCACTCTGGATTATGGCCCCAGCAGGTAACACACTGTCAcacctctgctttgcttttaggACCAGGCCTGGAGGTAATGGCCACCATTAGCCCTTTCCCATCCTTTTAAGAGCCAGTTCCTTCCTGCAGACTCCATGTCTGAACCCTGCTGGGTGTAATTCAGCGTGACAAAGCCTTCTCCTCCCAGGAGAGGTATCACTCTTGATTCAAAGTGCTCTTTGGTATGAAATCTGCTTTCTACCCTGGCCTAAATGCCTCAGTGCAGTCCCAGGGTGGGCTCCCCTCTATGTCCAGAGCCCCTTCAAAAAGCTGACCCTGCTACTCCTGAAAATGCCTTGCAGGAAGATGGGAGAAGAGTCCAGAGAGTGCAGAGAACcagaaataacaaaacataGCTGAGTCTTGCACCTGGGCCTGTCTTTTGCCCATAGAGCTgtgtgaaaaaaaccagtttgaCCTGGGATTTTTGCCACCAAGGACTCAGCACAGCTGTCCCCGTGCCAGGTCTGTGTCCCCACCACAGTCCCCAACACCaagagcagcaggctgggagcacaTGTGACAATGGCAAATTCAGGGTGCCAGCCTAGAGCACACTCCTgaggctggagcacaagtgccagggatgctctgggaaGGACACAGGCAGTtggcagctgcctccagcagaaGAGAACAAATATCTGGAGCACAAGAGCCAACAGACCTTGCTGGCTCAGAGGGTACGAGGCTGGAGAGAAGCAAAGGAGCAACACAGACACAGGGATTACAGCCTGTCtgcaaggagaaagaggaaggagctTGCTTTGTGTGCAATTCTGCAACAGCAGTCTGTGAAGGCAAGATGTGAactcatcctgctgctggtaGATGGACTCCttagcagcaacagcagcacagggaggaaaaggtcAGGATGACTCAGGGATGATCCACATGGGCAGTGGTGTCCACCTTCCAGAACCAAGTCAACCCTGGATCACCCGGGTGAGTGGAATCTGAACTGGTTGGTCTTTAAGAGACAGGTCCCAGGAGAGGATGTGCTGTCCCCAAGGACTGAACAGCATTTGCTCACTGCCACGGCTCAGCTCAGGAGCATCCTGATGAGCAAGAGTAACAGCTCCCATCTCAGGTTTctgtgagggaagagagaggcCCTTGGGGTAAGAGCAAGTggtttttcagagaaaacacagaaagaggGCTGGAGAGAGTCATCAACTTCCACACAGAAGATCAACACTCACCACTCACTCTAGGAACAGAATTCCTCGCTCTCCAGGTGATCTCCCAGCACTTTctcactgctgcagcatttttcttcGCTGTAGTTTGAGACCAGAACATCATGTCCTTTCCAGCCTGAAAACAAAGGCTGAAATTGTTCAATGACCCTTGTTAGACTGTTCTCAGGCCTCTCTCACCCTCTTTGCACTACACACCACGATTCTTCCATGCTCTGCAAATTTAACAGGCCAATGCTTGTTACAGATagcattaataaaaatatcacataGCACAGGAGTTGTGGGGTCCCACATGCTCCTGGCAGTCATGGATGGAATCCACTCAGAAGGCCATTTCCACAGTCTGACAATGACAATGAGGTGTCAGAACCAatagaggattttttttgtaatttggGGAGCTGGCTCATACCCACGGGACTAAGCTGTGCATGCAATAATCACTTCTCGGAATATAGTGCTTGCAATTTTTGAATCCCCGTCAAGAATGATGTCAAGTTAAACTCCAGGAACAGAACAGGAGCAAGTTCATGGCAGTGTGGGAACATAGGAATTGGCAGAGATTCCCAAGGAGCGATGCAGGGTTTCCCAGCCAGGTCTTTCTGAGCACGTCTGAgctgtgcacagagcagcatcacagcaccctctgctgcctgctggtCCTCACGTCCTCACTAGGCAGCTGAGTTGGGCTTTGAGCTGACAGCACCATCAGATAAACACCTCATTCTTCAGGGTGACATATATTGTAATTACCGATTAGAACTGTGTTCTCTTCCCTGCCTTGGGGGAAAACAGGGCTCAGGCTTCTCATACTTCCATCAGTTGAAGGAGAATCTCACATCCAGTGGTCAATACTGCAAGTGAATGTGAGCATCAGAAGCACCAGCTTACAAGGTTTAAttgctgcaaatatttattcagGTTTTAAACTAACACCCCAGTGTCACTTCTCTTTGCGGTGCATCTGACTCCACCTGTGGTTGTGCAAGCATTTTTCCTGCATATCCCAGCTCCTCTTGCCCCATCTAAATCATTCCAACATCCATTAAGTGTGCAGGAACACGGTGCTGCACATGAGCAATGCACAGCAAGAACACGTGCGagccagctggcagcagggtggCCGTGTCCTTTTCTTCACTGGGAAATACAGGACCAAGtccaaagaaataaatcagtggTGCACATGGAGCAGTTCTCTCCCTCCATGCCCTATGTCATGATGCAGCTCAGATACAACAGCAAAAGGAAGCCCAGGCACGTGTGAAGGATGAGGGCACAAGCTCAGTTATCTGTGGCAagacacatgcaaaaaaaaagagggaacaggaaaagaagaaccAGGGAAATCCCAGAACTTCTCCCCACCATCAAATCTGAGAATGCCATGCTCAGAGTTGCTTTGTGCTGTTTCCCTCTAGGACCATCTCCTATCTGATGTAGGACATGGTTCACTGTCCCAAATCCTGGCCAGTGCTCCCTCCCTAACCCTGGGACCTTTTGACAGCATCTGCCTCATCCTTCTGGCATCTCGAACAGCTTCTCCCTCTCACACACAAGGCTTCTGCAGACAGCTCAGAAACTATGTAACAGCCAATAGTCTGCAAACATCACGTGCCAGATAGAGCTGTGAGAGAATTAGCACACCCCAACCCACCCACCCAAGGCAGCGAttgctccctgggctgggaacaCACTCAGGATCACTTAATGTCCCTCTCCACGTGTGGCTGCCACGACTGGTACAAGCCTGACACGGAGCTGGCTGCAGTTGCCATCCCCCACTGTGCTCAGCCTGGTGCAGATCCCTACAGAGgagatgtgtgtgtttgttctgCAAACCTGCCTTGTTAATGTTGTAGGAATATTGACACAACATTCCCCTCAGAGCTGTTACTAGCAAGTGGAAATTGAAGCTTTTtattgaacttttttttttttttactcttagCTTTTAGAACAAGATAGTTAGCAACATTAACATTCATTTTTACATCACGTCACATGCTACTACTTTAGCTGCAGctgcatattttctgtttccccaCAAGCCCTCAGAGTGAAGATTTATGGTGGAACAGACActtaaacacacacaaacctgAAAAATGCAAGTGGGTTTTACCAATGAGGCAATTTGCTGCATGCATTTCTCCATCAGAAACAAGTCCAACttcagcagacaccaacagcatCTTTTGTCTTTGTCTAATTTGGGAGTTTCTGTGTTACACAGAACTAAGAAGCCAGTTAATGTATGCAAAGTTTGCTCGAGCAGCAAAAGCAACAGCAAGTGCTTCATCTAGTCAGAGACTGTAAGAGCAGAAGCTTTTCATTCCAAACAAAGGATTCCCCCGGGAATGAGGGGTATTTGAAGATGTCCACTTCTACATCTGGAATTAAAAGCTGAGATTTCTCACAGAGAAATGCAAATCAATTAAGTGATCCAAGAAATgtttggggaggaaaaggaaaatatttggcaGGCAAACACTAAAATGTTGAGCATCTCTGTGGGAGTCGTGCCCCATGGACCAGACCAAAAACATAATTATGCTATTGTGTAGGTAAACACTGAGTTTGTGTACAATTTTCTCATCCCAAACACCTCCTGGGCACTTGCTGCCTCACATCCTTCCTTCAGCAGTACAGCACCACACTGGTAAGTCAGTGTGTGAAAACACCTGGGGGAGGAAGGTTTAGCAAAGTGTAAAGTGTCTCTTCAAAAGTGCATAAGCAGTAAACAACACTCCTCTGGGTTTGCATGTTTACCATTGTACCCAGAGACACTGGTCACGTTTTACAGGGGCAGTTTTCTGGCACCTCTCTGACCACAGTGCCATGTCCCCCAGACAGAGCTGCCCAAGTGTCCTATACAGGTCCATTCTACAGCAGCCAAAAAGAAGGCCACCAGTCCTACCAGTCTGGCAAGGAAACAAGAGGCTTCAAATGTAGATGACATCTGAATCATGCTGCTGAACCTGCAGGCAAAGTAAAGAGGTAAAATTAGTTCCACCTTAAAGTAACTCCCTTTGGTCTGGGTCTTCCTTTACCTCCAACTCTGGGGCCTTTTGCAAGATGccctgcaatatttttttcttctttctttaaaccAGTGTATTTGCCTCACCCCTGCCACCTGGATGAGGTTGGCCTTAAAAGTCCCTTCTGTTATTTGCCTCAGAAAGAGCTGATCCCTCATCTGTTGCTACACTCAACTATGTTCCTTCTAACCACACAACTCTGAAGATTGAAGTATTGAATGTTCTATACTAGAGCTTCTAACTGATCCTGAACCCCCTCAGTTTTGTTCATATAAACCAGCAGCAAATACATCAAGCTTTCTTCATTCCCAATACCTTGCACAAATAGCATTCCATacagaaaagctgatttctTTCCCAGTGTTCAAGACCACACACCCTTCTTGATTCTCCAGTCCAGTGATATCTAAAAGCAGGTTGTTTTTTCATAAAACCCAGCTTATAGCTCTTCTGGACTCTTTGACAGGGAGCACATGGAAGAGAACTGACCTGTTGGAAGTCTGAGTATTTATTGGTGTCTTCCTCCCTGCCTTTTAAAACCAGAAGACAGTCTGTTTTAAGTTCTCTGTACCTGGGGGCACATTTCTCATTTCCAAGCCTGGTTgatacaaattaaatttaacaCAGACCCTCCTACTGTGTATGGGCATCTCTGCTTCATTTACCAAGGCTTACAGCTTTGCATTCCAGCTTAGAtcataagggagagaaaacaggtgGCCTCAAACACTCCCAAATGATGTGCCAGCACAGGGTCTCCAAAATCATGCAACAGCCTTGCACTGACTTGTCATCTGAGAGGCTGTGACAGAGCTGGACAAACCAGGTCCCTACAACCAGCCATTGTCTCTGAACTCTAAACTTTTAGTCAACATTTGGGAATTTGCTTACAAATCTGATTACCTTTATAATCTGTTTTCTGGTTTCTGTGCCCACACTGTTGGCAACCAATGAATTTGCTTGAGAAGATGACTTTTCCATTGGCACTGTGTGCTGAATTTTGTTGGTACAAGGCCAGCTGCTTGCAGTGTTTAACAAGTAAGCAGGGAAAGGTCTTTGAAGATTTATATCCAATGAATCTCCAGCTTCAAAGGTTTTCATCCATGATGGggcctttaaaagaaaagagcacATGGAAATTTAATACCCTCTCTATATCAACACTCATTAAGCCAAAAAGAACATCAGATGAATAGTCAGGAAATAAAGGCCATCTTTCCTCATAATTTTTCCAAGCCTCCCATCTCTCTCTAAAACTGTTGACTCAGAGCCATTTTTGCTACATGTGGAACAACCTGCAGACACAGCCAACCCTATTCTTACACTGCTTCAGGAAGAAGTGTTTATATAAATAACAAGCAACTTATGACAAAAACCTGAGTCTAGTTCCTCattccttaaaacaaaaaaaaatacacaccaaGACTTTATGACTTTAGCAACCACAAAGCACATGAATGAGAATGTGATGCAAACTATAGGGAACCACATTTAAATGTGTTAGTTACAACAATTTAGTTTGCTGCAAGACCTTAAACCCTCATTGTGATTTCATGATCTGTAAAATAAGCTGATTATTTCTTGCTCGTGGCACTGGTATCACGCCCAGGAAAAATCCCTTAGATTTTGTTTTGACATgaattttcctcctctgtgttcATGCTTTTGATGTTTTACTATCGGGGTACTAAAG includes:
- the LOC116796810 gene encoding C-C motif chemokine 3-like; translated protein: MATAVEHRAERALQPPQLQPCSQSPRPHSTMKVLAASLLALLLVASCSLSKAHLDGVPTTCCFSYQQRPIPLRLINSTFTTSSSCTNPGVIMVTKKGKQLCVDPREPWVQERLKHFQTQKN